The Streptomyces sp. NBC_00306 sequence CAGTGCGACTCCCCCCACGAATGTGGTCGCGGCCGTCACGCCGCTTGTCCCTATCGGCGAAGTATAGAAAGAGATTTCGCGTTTGCGTGGCTCTCCCGGATTCTTGTCCGCCGCTTCTGCCGCCGGTCCGCGAACCGCGCCGCCGCGTGCCGGGCGCCCGGCCGTGGACGCGTCCGCCGCGTGCCGGGCGCCGGGCCGTGGACGCGTCCGCGGCTACCCCGCGAAGACCGGCCCCCTGACCGTCGCGCGGGCACGGCGGTAGAGCCGCCAGCCGACCGTTTTGAACGAGTCGGGGAACGGCGCGACCGGTGCGCCGCGGCCCTCCATCCACTCCTCGACATCGGCCGTGGTGTGCGTCCGGCGCAGGATCAGCCGGGAGATGCGGTAGGCCTCGTCGGTCTCCGAACTCAGCGCGTGCCGGACGGCCACCGCCGAGGCGTAGCCCTCGCGCAGCGCGGCCCGGCGCACCGCCCGGCTGTTGTAGCCGTGCGGATAGGCGAGATGGGTCACCTCATGGCCGAGCACGTCCTCCAGCACCCGTCGGGGCTCGCGCAGTTCGCGCCGCAGCTGTGACCGCGACAGCGTGTCCAGCTGCGGGTGGGTGACCGTGTGGGCGCCCACCTCCATGCCGTGCCGCACCAGCAGCGGCACCTGCGCGAGCGTCATCATCGGCGCCGGCGGCAGCAGCGAGTGCCGGCCCGGGGTGATGGCCCCGGTGGTGAGGTACGCGGTGGAGGGCAGTGACCGGGCGGCGAGTGCCTCGGCGGTCGGGCCCGGCAGATCGGCGAAGCCGTCGTCGAAGGTGAGGACGACGGGCCGGTCGGGCAGCGGCCCGTCACCCGCGAGAGCGCGCACGAGCGTCCCGATCGTGACCGGGGTGCGGCCGCTCGCCACGACGGCGTCGAGCTGCGCCTCGAAGTCCTTCGGGGTGACGGTGAACTCCGCGATCCAGTCCGGCGGATCGTCCATGACGGCGTGGTACAGCAGTACGGGAATGCGTGGCATCGTCGCGCCACCGCCTTTCATCGGTTGTCGCGGTCCCACGGCAGCGGTACGCCGCGGACCCGGCGGCGCGCCCTGGCGTAGCCGAGGGGACCCGCCAGCATGCCGCGGCGCTCCAGCCGCGAGAGATGGCGCGGCCAGGGGTGGTCCTGGGCGCCGTGCGCCCCCGGCACGACGGCGCCGCCGGAGTCGCGGTGCGCGGTGATGGTGCGGGCGTGGGCGAGACCCCGGGGCAGCTTCCGCAGCAGGACGGGCAGCAGCGCGGGGCGCCGCACCAGCAGGGCGGTGAGATACGCGGTGAGGCCGGCCCCGTAGCCGTACGCCTGGTTCGTCAGGTCCCGCCAGGTCTCCCGGTGGTGGTGCCAGACCAGGGCCTCGGGGGTGTAGCGCAGCCGGTGGCCGGCGGCGAGGACGCTCACGAAGGCGTAGAGGTCGTCGCCTCCCCGGGCGGGGGTGCCGGTGCCGGTCGCCGGGTCGAAGCCGCCGATCGCGCGCAGCGCCGACGCCCGGAAGGCCATGTTGGCGCCGGAGCCGAAGCTGCCCGCGGTGAACGGGAACAGCGGTTCGTCCGCGGGCGGGTCGGCCGGGTCGTAGGTCCGGGGCGCGAAGCCCTTGGCGAAGCCGCCGTGGCTCTCCAGCAGGATCTGCGCGGGGGTGCCGAGTTTCGCGGGCAGGATCAGGCCCGTCGTGCAGCCGAGGCCGGGGTCGGCCGCGAAGGGCGCGGTCAGGGTGGAGAGCCACCGCCGGTCGGCGACGACGTCGTCGTCGGTGAAGGCGATGACCTCGCCATCGGCGACCGCGACACCGCGGTTGTGGGCGATCGCGAGACCGGGTACGGCCTCGCGGGCGTAGCGGACGCGGTCGGCGTACTTGTGCTCGACGAGGTCCTGGGTGGCGCCGGTGACGGGCGCGTTGTCGACGACGACGATCTCGAAGTCGGGGTGGTCCTGCGCGAGCAGCGAGTCGAGCGCGCGGGCGAGCTGATCGGCGCGCTCGCGGGTCGCGATGACGACGCTGACCCGCGGTGGCGGACCGTCCGCCGGGCCCGCGGTGCGGTCGTCCCCGCCGGGGCCCGCGGTGAGGTCGTCCCGGGCCGGGCGGGCCCCCTTCAGGTGCGCACGAGCGGCCGCCGCCACCGTGGTCGCGGGGTCCTCGCCCGGCGGGACATGGCAGACGATCGTGGCGACCGGGCGGCCGCGCAGCCGGACCAGGGCGTAGACGTCCCCTTCGGCTGCGGGCTCCGCCGCGTCCAGGGCGGGGCCGAAGCTCAGCACGGCGCCCTCGGGGCCGTCCAGGTCCAGTTCGGTGACCTGGATCGGCGGCAACTGCGGTACGTGGGTGTCCATCGTTCTTCCTTGCTTCCGAGTGCTCCCGCTGTCAGTGGCCGCGCAGCCGGGCCAGCCGGTTCAGCGCCGACCGGCCGTATCCGGCGAGCCTGGGCCTGCTGCGGACGAAGCTGTGGGCGCGCCGGCCGGGCTCGCGGCTGATGCGGTACAGCGCGGCTCGCGGTCCCGGGCGGACGGACGAGCCTTCCTGGACGAGCAGTTCGCAGGTGCGCAGCGCGTCCTTGTACTCCGCGTCGCCGCGGCCGAGGTCGAGCATCCCGATGCCCTCCGCCGCCGCCGACTCGGCCATCCGCAGATGCAGGATCAGTCCCGGTGAGTACTTGGCGAACTCCGGGTCGTACGCCGGGAACCAGCAGGACAGCACCGTCCTCGACCGCAGACCGAAGTGCGCGGC is a genomic window containing:
- a CDS encoding glycosyltransferase translates to MDTHVPQLPPIQVTELDLDGPEGAVLSFGPALDAAEPAAEGDVYALVRLRGRPVATIVCHVPPGEDPATTVAAAARAHLKGARPARDDLTAGPGGDDRTAGPADGPPPRVSVVIATRERADQLARALDSLLAQDHPDFEIVVVDNAPVTGATQDLVEHKYADRVRYAREAVPGLAIAHNRGVAVADGEVIAFTDDDVVADRRWLSTLTAPFAADPGLGCTTGLILPAKLGTPAQILLESHGGFAKGFAPRTYDPADPPADEPLFPFTAGSFGSGANMAFRASALRAIGGFDPATGTGTPARGGDDLYAFVSVLAAGHRLRYTPEALVWHHHRETWRDLTNQAYGYGAGLTAYLTALLVRRPALLPVLLRKLPRGLAHARTITAHRDSGGAVVPGAHGAQDHPWPRHLSRLERRGMLAGPLGYARARRRVRGVPLPWDRDNR
- a CDS encoding polysaccharide deacetylase family protein, which translates into the protein MPRIPVLLYHAVMDDPPDWIAEFTVTPKDFEAQLDAVVASGRTPVTIGTLVRALAGDGPLPDRPVVLTFDDGFADLPGPTAEALAARSLPSTAYLTTGAITPGRHSLLPPAPMMTLAQVPLLVRHGMEVGAHTVTHPQLDTLSRSQLRRELREPRRVLEDVLGHEVTHLAYPHGYNSRAVRRAALREGYASAVAVRHALSSETDEAYRISRLILRRTHTTADVEEWMEGRGAPVAPFPDSFKTVGWRLYRRARATVRGPVFAG